TTAAATAAAGGCTTACATTTATTATCAGAAAAGGAATTACAAATAAAAAAGGATAAGAATTCACTGCTTATCGAATTGGCTTCCCCTTTTTTGACGGATCAGGCTATTAAGGACTCCGGAATGATGGCACTACTGGTTGATTCAGATGGATATGTTTTATCGTTAACTGGAAACAAAAAAACGGTTATGGATGCACACAGAATTAATTTTGTCGAAGGGGTACGTTGGACCGAGGGTGAGGTAGGAACAAACGCAATTGGGACGGCGTTACAAACAAAAGAGCCTGTTTTCATTAATGGCGCTGAGCATTATTCCGTCGCTTCCCATCATTGGAGCTGTTCCGCGACTCCTATCATTGATAATAATGGAATTTTAATGGGAGTGATTGATGTATCATGCCCTCTCGAGAATGCTCATCCCTTTATGCTTGGAATGGTTACCTCGATTGCCTATGCTATTGAAAAAGAAATCAGTAGGATGTCCTTTAGAAAAGAAATTGCCCTTATTCAACAAGCATCTCATTTAGCAGAAACCTATCAAAACCACCTCTTTATTGTATGTAATCCAAAACAAATAATCATATCTGCAAGTAAACCTGTTTGTATGAAGAGTCCATTATCGATTGGAATGAACCTGCATGAAATTTTACATAACAGGTACAAAATTGATATCGAAATGCCTCTCCATGCAAAGGAAGACAATAGCATAATCGGAAGCTGCTATTTCTTATCAGAAGAACCCTCATATAATCAGAATTCATTGTTTCTCTCTTCCAATCCGGCTAAGCCCTTCTTATATAAAGGGGAGTGTGGAACTAGTGAGGCTTTTCAAAACACATTAAACCAAGTTAAACTTGTGGCTCCAACAGATGCTACGGTGTTTATTTCAGGTGAAACCGGTTCAGGAAAAGAGCTGATTGCCCAAGCAATCCATGACAACAGCCCACGAAAAAACGGCCCATTTATCTCATTAAATTGCGGTGCTATTCCGAAGGAGCTAATGGAAAGTGAACTTTTTGGCTATATTGAGGGGGCATTTACTGGGGCTAGACGGCAAGGATATAAAGGGAAATTTGAACAGGCTCATAAGGGTAGCCTTTTTCTAGATGAAATTGGTGAAATCCCGCATGCGATGCAGGTTGCTATATTGCGAGTACTTCAGGAAAGGAAAGTTACTCCAATTGGGAGTACGAAGGAAGTCCCTTTAGATGTGCGTGTTATCACGGCAACGCATCGTGATATTACTGAACTTGTAAAAAAAGGGAATTTTCGTGAGGATTTATATTATCGTTTGAACGTTTATCCGATCTTTGTTCCTCCTTTAAGAAAAAGAAAAGAAGATATTCCCCATCTCGTACGGTATTTCTGTCTAAGAAACAACTGGAACATCCCGAATATAGATCATTTATCGACAAGGTTGCAAAACTATGAATGGCCAGGAAATATAAGAGAATTAATCAATATACTGGAGCGATTGCATATTATGTCTCCAGATCTCCAGTCAGGCCAGGGCATTTTAGGAAACTCATTTGAATTATTAACGATTCATTACCCTTCTGACCCATCATCAAACGAACAGGAAAATAAAGAAGAGGTTGAAAAGAAATTAAAAGCACGTGAGAAAATACAAAGGGATTTAATGCTGGATGCTTTAAAAAAGACAAAAGGAAATGTAACGGCAGCCTCAAAATTACTGGAAGTCCCAAGAAGTACTTTTTATAAAAGGCTTCAAAAGTTTGGAATATAAGGATGCTATTGTGAAACCTTTTGTTTCGAAGATATCTTAATATGTAGACTACTATTTGAATGAAAAAGTACCTCACTCCAGAAATTCAGGGAGGGAGGTACTTTTGTGTTAGGCAGTAACTTCAGCTGCAATTTTAATTTCTTTAATTCGCATTAAAAAAATATGGGATAATTTAAATAAAAAAGGAATCCTTTATTCAGGAAATTTATCTAAACGCACAAATGGAACTAACGACGACTTGAGTTCATAAGAACAAGCAATTATCTTCCTCAAATAGGCGCTTTCATAACAAGGATAGCGCACTTTTTACATTTAAGGGCCAGACTGTTGAACAACATTACATATAAAAACTAGAATCTGAGTACCTTCCGTAAGCACAGGAACACGTATTTTCTTATTCAGGTAAAGGATACAAGTT
The Neobacillus sp. PS3-40 genome window above contains:
- a CDS encoding sigma-54-dependent Fis family transcriptional regulator → MNSTIYLDTWKRFVKEDVLDTSRLNKRILESWYRCKKESVNPYLNKGLHLLSEKELQIKKDKNSLLIELASPFLTDQAIKDSGMMALLVDSDGYVLSLTGNKKTVMDAHRINFVEGVRWTEGEVGTNAIGTALQTKEPVFINGAEHYSVASHHWSCSATPIIDNNGILMGVIDVSCPLENAHPFMLGMVTSIAYAIEKEISRMSFRKEIALIQQASHLAETYQNHLFIVCNPKQIIISASKPVCMKSPLSIGMNLHEILHNRYKIDIEMPLHAKEDNSIIGSCYFLSEEPSYNQNSLFLSSNPAKPFLYKGECGTSEAFQNTLNQVKLVAPTDATVFISGETGSGKELIAQAIHDNSPRKNGPFISLNCGAIPKELMESELFGYIEGAFTGARRQGYKGKFEQAHKGSLFLDEIGEIPHAMQVAILRVLQERKVTPIGSTKEVPLDVRVITATHRDITELVKKGNFREDLYYRLNVYPIFVPPLRKRKEDIPHLVRYFCLRNNWNIPNIDHLSTRLQNYEWPGNIRELINILERLHIMSPDLQSGQGILGNSFELLTIHYPSDPSSNEQENKEEVEKKLKAREKIQRDLMLDALKKTKGNVTAASKLLEVPRSTFYKRLQKFGI